A single region of the Pan troglodytes isolate AG18354 chromosome 18, NHGRI_mPanTro3-v2.0_pri, whole genome shotgun sequence genome encodes:
- the SALL1 gene encoding sal-like protein 1, translated as MSRRKQAKPQHFQSDPEVASLPRRDGDTEKGQPSRPTKSKDAHVCGRCCAEFFELSDLLLHKKNCTKNQLVLIVNENPASPPETFSPSPPPDNPDEQMNDTVNKTDQVDCSDLSEHNGLDREESMEVEAPVANKSGSGTSSGSHSSTAPSSSSSSGGGGGGGGSSTGTSAITTSLPQLGDLTTLGNFSVINSNVIIENLQSTKVAVAQFSQEARCSGASGGKLAVPALMEQLLALQQQQIHQLQLIEQIRHQILLLASQNADLPTSSSPSQGTLRTSANPLSTLSSHLSQQLAAAAGLAQSLASQSASISGVKQLPPIQLPQSSSGNTIIPSNSGSSPNMNILAAAVTTPSSEKVASSAGASHVSNPAVSSSSSPAFAISSLLSPASNPLLPQQASTNSVFPSPLPNIGTTAEDLNSLSALAQQRKSKPPNVTAFEAKSTSDEAFFKHKCRFCAKVFGSDSALQIHLRSHTGERPFKCNICGNRFSTKGNLKVHFQRHKEKYPHIQMNPYPVPEHLDNIPTSTGIPYGMSIPPEKPVTSWLDTKPVLPTLTTSVGLPLPPTLPSLIPFIKTEEPAPIPISHSATSPPGSVKSDSGGPEPATRNLGGLPEEAEGSTLPPSGGKSEESGMVTNSVPTASSSVLSSPAADCGPTGSATTFTNPLLPLMSEQFKAKFPFGGLLDSAQASETSKLQQLVENIDKKATDPNECIICHRVLSCQSALKMHYRTHTGERPFKCKICGRAFTTKGNLKTHYSVHRAMPPLRVQHSCPICQKKFTNAVVLQQHIRMHMGGQIPNTPVPDSYSESMESDTGSFDEKNFDDLDNFSDENMEDCPEGSIPDTPKSADASQDSLSSSPLPLEMSSIAALENQMKMINAGLAEQLQASLKSVENGSVEGDVLTNDSSSVGGDMESQSAGSPAISESTSSMQALSPSNSTQEFHKSPSIEEKPQRAVPSEFANGLSPTPVNGGALDLTSSHTEKIIKEDSLGILFPFRDRGKFKNTACDICGKTFACQSALDIHYRSHTKERPFICTVCNRGFSTKGNLKQHMLTHQMRDLPSQLFEPSSNLGPNQNSAVIPANSLSSLIKTEVNGFVHVSPQDSKDTPTSHVPSGPLSSSATSPVLLPALPRRTPKQHYCNTCGKTFSSSSALQIHERTHTGEKPFACTICGRAFTTKGNLKVHMGTHMWNSTPARRGRRLSVDGPMTFLGGNPVKFPEMFQKDLAARSGSGDPSSFWNQYAAALSNGLAMKANEISVIQNGGIPPIPGSLGSGNSSPISGLTGNLERLQNSEPNAPLAGLEKMASSENGTNFRFTRFVEDSKEIVTS; from the exons GAGACACAGAAAAGGGTCAACCGAGTCGCCCTACTAAGAGCAAGGATGCCCACGTCTGTGGCCGGTGCTGTGCCGAGTTCTTTGAATTATCAGATCTTCTGCTCCACAAGAAGAACTGTACTAAAAATCAATTAGTTTTAATCGTAAATGAAAATCCAGCCTCCCCACCCGAAAccttctcccccagccccccTCCCGATAATCctgatgaacaaatgaatgacacAGTTAACAAAACAGATCAAGTGGACTGCAGCGACCTTTCAGAACACAACGGACTTGACAGGGAAGAGTCCATGGAGGTGGAGGCCCCGGTTGCTAACAAAAGCGGCAGCGGCACTTCCAGCGGCAGCCACAGCAGTACCGCcccaagcagcagcagcagcagcggcggcggcggcggcggcggcggctcctcCACAGGTACCTCAGCGATCACAACCTCTCTACCTCAACTCGGGGACCTGACAACACTGGGCAACTTCTCCGTAATCAACAGCAACGTCATCATCGAGAACCTCCAGAGCACCAAGGTGGCGGTGGCCCAGTTCTCCCAGGAAGCGAGGTGCAGCGGGGCCTCTGGGGGCAAGCTGGCCGTCCCAGCCCTCATGGAACAACTCCTAGctctgcagcagcagcagatCCACCAGCTGCAATTGATCGAACAGATTCGTCACCAAATATTGCTGTTGGCTTCTCAGAATGCAGACTTGCCAACATCTTCTAGTCCTTCTCAAGGTACTTTACGAACATCTGCCAACCCCTTGTCCACGCTAAGTTCCCATTTATCTCAGCAGCTGGCAGCAGCAGCTGGATTGGCACAAAGCCTCGCCAGCCAATCTGCCAGCATTAGTGGTGTGAAACAGCTACCCCCAATCCAGCTACCTCAGAGCAGTTCTGGCAACACCATCATTCCATCCAACAGCGGCTCTTCTCCCAATATGAACATATTGGCAGCGGCAGTTACCACCCCGTCCTCTGAAAAAGTGGCTTCAAGTGCTGGGGCCTCCCATGTCAGCAACCCAGCGGTCTCATCATCGTCCTCACCAGCTTTTGCAATAAGCAGTTTATTAAGTCCTGCGTCTAATCCACTTCTACCTCAGCAAGCCTCCACTAACTCGGTTTTCCCCAGCCCTTTGCCCAACATCGGAACAACTGCAGAGGATTTAAACTCCTTGTCTGCCTTGGCCCAGCAAAGAAAAAGCAAGCCACCAAATGTCACTGCCTTTGAAGCGAAAAGTACTTCCGATGAGGCATTCTTCAAACACAAGTGCAGGTTCTGCGCGAAGGTCTTTGGGAGTGACAGTGCCTTGCAGATCCACTTGCGTTCCCATACCGGAGAGAGGCCATTCAAGTGCAACATCTGCGGGAACAGGTTCTCCACCAAGGGGAATCTGAAAGTCCACTTTCAGCGCCACAAAGAGAAATACCCTCATATCCAGATGAACCCCTATCCTGTGCCTGAGCATTTGGACAATATCCCCACGAGTACTGGCATCCCATATGGCATGTCCATCCCTCCAGAGAAGCCAGTCACCAGCTGGCTAGACACCAAACCAGTCCTACCTACTCTGACCACTTCAGTCGGCCTGCCGTTGCCCCCAACCCTCCCAAGCCTCATACCCTTCATCAAGACGGAAGAGCCAGCCCCCATCCCCATCAGCCATTCTGCCACCAGCCCCCCAGGCTCAGTCAAAAGTGACTCCGGGGGCCCTGAGCCAGCCACAAGAAACCTAGGTGGGCTCCCAGAGGAAGCCGAAGGGTCCACTCTGCCACCCTCTGGTGGCAAAAGCGAAGAGAGTGGCATGGTCACCAACTCAGTCCCGACGGCGAGCAGTAGCGTTCTGAGCTCCCCAGCAGCAGACTGCGGCCCCACGGGCAGTGCCACCACCTTCACCAACCCTTTGTTGCCGCTCATGTCCGAGCAGTTCAAGGCCAAGTTTCCTTTTGGGGGACTCCTGGACTCAGCTCAGGCATCAGAGACGTCCAAGCTTCAGCAACTGGTAGAAAACATTGACAAGAAGGCCACTGACCCCAATGAGTGCATCATCTGCCACCGGGTTCTCAGCTGCCAGAGCGCCTTGAAAATGCACTACAGGACACACACTGGGGAGAGGCCCTTTAAGTGTAAGATCTGTGGCCGGGCTTTCACCACGAAAGGGAATCTTAAAACCCACTACAGTGTCCATCGTGCTATGCCCCCGCTCAGAGTCCAGCATTCCTGCCCCATCTGCCAGAAGAAGTTCACGAACGCTGTGGTCCTGCAGCAGCACATCCGAATGCATATGGGAGGCCAGATCCCCAACACCCCAGTCCCCGACAGCTACTCTGAGTCCATGGAGTCTGACACAGGTTCCTTTGATGAGAAAAATTTTGATGACCTAGACAACTTCTCCGATGAAAACATGGAAGACTGTCCTGAGGGCAGCATCCCCGATACACCTAAGTCTGCAGACGCCTCCCAAGACAGCTTATCCTCTTCGCCTTTGCCCCTCGAGATGTCGAGCATCGCTGCTTTGGAAAATCAGATGAAGATGATCAATGCTGGCCTGGCAGAGCAGCTACAGGCCAGCCTGAAGTCAGTGGAGAATGGGTCCGTCGAGGGGGATGTCCTGACCAATGATTCATCCTCAGTGGGTGGTGACATGGAAAGCCAAAGTGCTGGCAGCCCAGCCATCTCAGAGTCTACCTCTTCCATGCAGGCTCTGTCCCCGTCCAACAGCACGCAGGAGTTCCACAAGTCACCCAGCATTGAGGAGAAACCACAGAGAGCGGTCCCAAGCGAGTTTGCCAATGGTTTGTCTCCCACCCCAGTGAATGGTGGGGCTTTGGATTTGACATCTAGTCACACAGAGAAAATCATCAAAGAAGATTCTTTGGGGATCCTCTTCCCTTTTAGAGACCGGggtaaatttaaaaacactgCTTGTGACATTTGTGGCAAAACATTTGCTTGTCAGAGTGCCTTGGACATTCACTATAGAAGTCATACCAAAGAGAGACCATTTATTTGCACAGTTTGCAATCGTGGCTTTTCCACAAAGGGTAATTTGAAGCAGCACATGTTGACACATCAGATGCGAGATCTGCCATCCCAGCTCTTTGAGCCCAGTTCCAACCTTGGCCCCAATCAGAACTCAGCGGTGATTCCCGCCAACTCGTTGTCATCTCTCATCAAGACAGAGGTCAACGGCTTCGTGCATGTTTCTCCTCAGGACAGTAAGGACACCCCCACCAGTCACGTCCCGTCTGGGCCTCTGTCTTCCTCTGCCACATCCCCAGTTCTGCTCCCTGCTCTGCCCAGGAGAACTCCCAAGCAGCACTACTGCAACACATGTGGCAAAACCTTCTCCTCATCGAGTGCCCTGCAGATTCACGAgagaactcacactggagagaaaccctttgCTTGCACTATTTGTGGAAGAGCTTTCACGACTAAAGGCAATCTTAAGGTAC ACATGGGCACTCACATGTGGAATAGCACCCCTGCACGACGGGGTCGGCGGCTCTCTGTGGATGGCCCCATGACATTTCTAGGAGGCAATCCCGTCAAGTTCCCAGAAATGTTCCAGAAGGATTTGGCGGCAAGATCAGGAAGTGGGGATCCTTCCAGCTTCTGGAATCAGTATGCAGCAGCGCTCTCCAACGGGCTGGCGATGAAGGCCAACGAGATCTCCGTCATTCAGAACGGTGGCATCCCTCCAATTCCTGGAAGCCTCGGCAGTGGGAACAGCTCACCTATTAGTGGGCTGACGGGAAACCTGGAGAGGCTCCAGAACTCAGAGCCCAATGCTCCCCTGGCCGGCCTGGAGAAAATGGCAAGCAGTGAGAACGGAACCAACTTCCGCTTCACCCGCTTCGTGGAGGACAGCAAGGAGATCGTCACGAGTTAA